A single region of the Biomaibacter acetigenes genome encodes:
- a CDS encoding ZIP family metal transporter, which produces MNTFFKIFTYSSISGIAVIIGGYLGTKKIPDKLLAFVLTFGSGVLLSVLSYSLMHEAYRQSGPIFTSLAFLIGGICFYIIEGLLTKHVARGTGMILGTALDDLPEALSMGIGFATDSGRLGIVLALSIFLHNIPESLSSTCDLVNEAQLPPRSAMVLAFIIALLDPFAALTGYYLLRNLSQVWLGMIMAFSGGSILFMTGTDMIPKAHKIGTRLENLGLLAGFLAAFLLSRLM; this is translated from the coding sequence ATGAACACTTTTTTCAAAATTTTTACATATAGTTCCATATCCGGCATTGCGGTAATTATCGGTGGATACCTCGGCACAAAGAAAATCCCCGACAAACTTCTAGCTTTTGTGCTCACCTTTGGTTCCGGTGTTCTTTTATCGGTGCTCTCCTATTCGCTCATGCATGAAGCTTACCGCCAGTCGGGGCCAATCTTTACCTCGCTGGCTTTCTTGATAGGAGGCATTTGCTTTTATATAATAGAAGGGCTTTTGACAAAACATGTAGCCAGAGGGACCGGAATGATTCTGGGAACTGCACTGGATGATCTGCCCGAGGCCTTAAGCATGGGGATAGGATTTGCCACCGACAGCGGTAGGCTGGGGATAGTGCTGGCACTTTCAATTTTTCTCCATAACATTCCGGAAAGTCTGTCTTCAACCTGCGACCTGGTGAATGAAGCCCAGCTTCCTCCCCGCTCGGCCATGGTTCTGGCTTTTATCATAGCCCTGCTGGACCCCTTTGCGGCACTGACCGGTTACTATTTACTGAGGAACTTGAGCCAGGTATGGCTGGGGATGATTATGGCTTTTTCTGGAGGCTCTATACTTTTTATGACGGGCACCGACATGATACCAAAGGCCCATAAAATAGGAACTCGTCTGGAAAATTTAGGCCTTTTGGCTGGGTTTCTGGCGGCTTTTTTGCTGAGCCGGCTCATGTAA
- a CDS encoding UPF0182 family protein — protein MRKFPTYFILAGMVVILAAIFMGAGFLTEIMWFKSVGYLKVFWIIFYSRWAVRLISGVIFFTFLYINLIIAGRSLSNVWSFKYREGIVNDMLSKAFSGRWVKRFFLAVSIVLALIFTAFTSSYWLAVQKFFHSEAFGITDPLFKQDIGFYIFKLPFFQVAYELMMSMVTITLLLVAVLYIIAHVEQGPARWLYILAREKQMAMLLTLFFALKAYGYRLSMYNLLYSPRGVAFGASYTDVHAVLPGLKILMIISVILAVMLLINLAINRPRMLVWTLGILVAASILLQGIYPALVQQFQVTPNEFVKEETYLKSNIEFTLKAYGLDRVERKEFPVKETVTPDVIMKSPTVKTLRLWDYRPLQQTYNQLQRIRYYYNFDQIDVDRYTVNGEIRQVMLAARELDQSRLTERARTWVNRRLQYTHGYGIVMSPVNTVTAEGLPNFFIKDIPPVSGDPVLKVDEPRIYFGELTREYVVVNSKTAEFDYPSGETNVYTEYRGKGGIPLNLWSRLLFAIRFGDYKLLVSNNFDSNSRLLFDRDIKTMVTKIAPFIRFDRDPYMIVAKGRLYWIIDGYTVSDRYPYSEPINDINYIRNSVKTVIDAYNGTIDFYLADSTDPIIKSYEAIFPGMFKSLDTMPEEIKAHIRYPEDLFLTQARIYTLYHMEDARVFYNKEDAWQIPDEIFGSERTKMEPYYTILQLPGEKTPEQVLMLPFTPSTIENMRAWMAARSDGENYGKLVVYLFPKDKTIYGPMQIEARINQDSQISQQLTLWDQRGSRVIRGNLLVLPIDSSIIYVRPIFIQGEQSQLPELSRIVVAYGEHVVMERTFEAALARIFGEPIVEKTVPAVPTEEMTTEELIKRASTLYDEAIKAQREGDWATYGQKIGELGDLLKKLSGK, from the coding sequence ATGAGAAAATTCCCCACTTATTTCATTCTGGCCGGTATGGTGGTTATCCTTGCGGCCATATTCATGGGTGCAGGATTTCTTACGGAAATAATGTGGTTTAAATCCGTAGGATATTTAAAGGTGTTCTGGATCATTTTTTATTCCAGGTGGGCGGTAAGGCTCATCAGTGGCGTCATATTTTTTACATTTCTGTACATAAATCTGATAATCGCAGGCCGCAGCCTTTCCAATGTATGGAGCTTCAAATACAGGGAAGGTATAGTCAACGATATGCTTTCCAAAGCATTTTCGGGCAGGTGGGTCAAAAGATTCTTCCTCGCCGTCAGCATTGTGCTGGCCTTGATTTTTACCGCTTTTACATCATCCTACTGGCTGGCGGTTCAAAAATTCTTCCATTCTGAAGCCTTTGGAATCACTGACCCGCTGTTCAAGCAGGATATAGGTTTTTACATCTTTAAACTGCCTTTTTTCCAGGTGGCTTATGAGCTAATGATGAGCATGGTCACGATAACTTTACTGCTGGTGGCGGTGCTGTACATAATAGCCCATGTAGAGCAAGGACCTGCACGGTGGCTTTATATTCTGGCCCGGGAAAAACAGATGGCCATGCTTCTCACGTTGTTTTTTGCATTAAAGGCTTACGGTTATAGACTTTCCATGTATAACCTGCTTTATTCACCTCGGGGTGTGGCCTTTGGGGCCAGCTACACCGATGTCCACGCCGTGCTTCCGGGTTTAAAGATCTTAATGATAATTTCCGTCATCCTGGCTGTTATGCTGCTTATCAATCTTGCAATAAACAGACCCAGGATGCTGGTGTGGACCCTGGGCATCCTTGTGGCCGCATCGATTCTTCTTCAGGGAATATATCCGGCTCTGGTACAGCAGTTTCAAGTTACACCCAACGAATTCGTGAAAGAAGAAACCTATCTAAAATCCAATATTGAATTTACACTAAAGGCTTACGGCCTTGACCGGGTGGAAAGAAAGGAATTTCCCGTTAAAGAAACGGTAACACCGGATGTCATCATGAAAAGCCCCACGGTGAAGACCCTCCGTTTATGGGACTACAGGCCTCTGCAGCAGACATATAATCAACTCCAGCGCATAAGGTATTATTATAACTTTGATCAGATAGATGTAGACAGATATACCGTAAATGGCGAGATTCGACAGGTAATGCTTGCTGCCAGGGAACTTGATCAGAGCAGACTTACCGAAAGGGCAAGGACCTGGGTAAACCGCCGGCTGCAGTACACTCACGGTTACGGCATTGTAATGAGCCCCGTCAATACTGTTACAGCAGAGGGTCTTCCTAACTTCTTCATAAAAGATATCCCGCCGGTTTCCGGAGATCCCGTATTGAAAGTAGATGAACCCCGGATATACTTCGGAGAACTTACTAGAGAATATGTGGTGGTAAATTCCAAAACTGCCGAATTTGATTATCCTTCAGGGGAAACCAATGTCTATACCGAATACAGGGGAAAGGGTGGAATCCCCCTGAATCTCTGGTCCAGGTTGTTATTTGCCATCCGCTTTGGAGACTACAAGCTCCTGGTTTCCAACAACTTTGATTCCAACAGCAGGTTATTGTTTGATAGAGATATAAAGACAATGGTTACTAAGATTGCGCCGTTTATAAGATTTGACAGAGACCCTTACATGATAGTGGCAAAGGGAAGGCTTTACTGGATAATAGACGGTTATACGGTTTCGGACCGGTATCCTTACTCCGAACCCATCAATGACATAAACTATATCAGAAATTCGGTTAAGACGGTCATAGATGCTTATAACGGTACCATAGATTTCTATCTGGCGGACAGCACTGACCCCATTATAAAAAGTTATGAAGCCATTTTCCCCGGGATGTTTAAATCGCTGGACACAATGCCGGAAGAAATAAAGGCTCACATTAGATACCCCGAGGATCTGTTTTTGACCCAGGCCAGGATTTACACCCTTTACCACATGGAAGATGCCAGAGTTTTTTATAATAAGGAAGATGCCTGGCAGATACCCGATGAGATATTCGGCAGTGAGAGGACCAAGATGGAGCCCTATTATACCATACTTCAACTGCCGGGAGAAAAAACCCCTGAGCAGGTTTTAATGCTTCCCTTCACCCCATCCACCATAGAGAACATGAGGGCCTGGATGGCGGCAAGGTCCGACGGTGAAAATTACGGCAAGCTTGTGGTATACCTGTTCCCCAAGGATAAGACCATATATGGCCCCATGCAGATCGAAGCCAGGATAAACCAGGACTCCCAGATATCCCAGCAGCTTACCCTGTGGGACCAGAGGGGCTCCAGGGTCATCCGGGGAAATCTACTGGTGCTGCCCATAGACAGTTCCATAATATATGTGAGGCCAATATTTATCCAGGGCGAGCAGAGCCAGCTCCCTGAGCTTTCCAGAATCGTGGTGGCCTATGGGGAGCATGTGGTTATGGAAAGGACCTTTGAAGCGGCCCTGGCCAGAATCTTTGGAGAACCCATCGTAGAAAAGACTGTGCCGGCTGTTCCCACCGAAGAGATGACCACAGAAGAACTCATAAAGAGAGCCAGCACCCTTTACGATGAAGCCATAAAAGCCCAGCGGGAAGGTGACTGGGCTACTTATGGCCAAAAAATAGGTGAACTGGGAGATTTACTTAAGAAACTGTCGGGAAAATAA
- a CDS encoding alpha/beta-type small acid-soluble spore protein — translation MAAGQGGKGHVVKGIHRAMDNFKYEVARELNIPVYQGSEDYWGNISSRDCGAVGGHMVRKMIEMAEKQIGGK, via the coding sequence ATGGCAGCAGGTCAGGGTGGAAAAGGCCATGTGGTAAAAGGCATCCACCGTGCCATGGATAACTTCAAATACGAGGTAGCCCGGGAGCTCAATATACCGGTTTATCAGGGATCCGAAGACTACTGGGGCAACATCTCTTCCCGAGATTGCGGCGCCGTAGGAGGCCACATGGTGCGAAAGATGATAGAAATGGCTGAAAAACAGATTGGCGGAAAATAA
- a CDS encoding Na/Pi cotransporter family protein encodes MSLDSIFTLFGGLGLFIYGMRLMGEGLERAAGDRLKVFLELLTRNRVLGVLMGTIVTSIIQSSSATTVMVVGLVNAGLMDLMQAVGVIMGANIGTTMTAQLIAFKFTKLALPAIGLGTAVHLFGKHKTQKFIGQVILGFGLLFFGMQTMEVALKPLAKLPEFISFMASFGKTPLLGVLAGFLTTGIVQSSSATIGILQALADQGVVNISIALPILFGDNIGTCVTALLSSIGTNITARRAALLHLTFNVIGTIIFLFILPLVQMLVSYTSTDPVRQIANAHTFFNVTNTIIQLPFAFLLVKLVTHIIPGNPEVVERGVKFIDDRLLETPSIALVQVKREIGRMGCLALETLRDTINIFLYYNEQKGKLAREKESVVNDLARTTTRYLALLSRRSLSTGESDQITDMINAVNDMERVGDHAMNILELAEYKEEHRLTFSNEAISELVEMSSKTQDTFRMAIDAFLNDDKKLSNKIIENEEEIDSMERKLRAHHIKRLNEGKCNPSSGVIYLDMVNNLERVGDHAFNLASYVLNIDKNFKDLSRIGK; translated from the coding sequence TTGTCACTGGATTCTATATTTACTTTGTTTGGAGGATTGGGACTCTTTATTTACGGCATGAGACTTATGGGGGAGGGATTGGAAAGAGCGGCCGGCGACAGGCTAAAAGTTTTTCTGGAACTTCTCACCAGAAACAGGGTGCTGGGGGTTTTGATGGGAACTATAGTAACCAGCATAATTCAGAGCAGCAGCGCTACCACTGTAATGGTGGTGGGTCTTGTCAACGCCGGTCTAATGGACCTCATGCAGGCTGTTGGTGTTATCATGGGGGCTAATATTGGTACAACCATGACAGCCCAGCTTATTGCATTTAAATTTACAAAACTTGCGCTGCCGGCCATTGGTCTTGGGACAGCGGTTCACCTATTTGGGAAACACAAGACCCAGAAATTTATCGGTCAGGTGATCCTGGGTTTTGGCCTTTTATTTTTCGGTATGCAGACTATGGAGGTAGCTTTAAAACCCCTGGCCAAATTACCGGAATTCATCAGCTTTATGGCCAGTTTTGGCAAAACCCCATTATTGGGTGTGCTGGCGGGTTTTCTGACCACAGGCATAGTCCAGAGCAGTAGTGCCACCATAGGTATTTTACAGGCGCTGGCAGATCAAGGAGTGGTAAATATATCCATCGCATTACCCATATTGTTCGGCGACAATATCGGAACCTGTGTCACCGCACTTCTTTCCAGCATAGGCACCAATATAACGGCCCGGAGGGCAGCCCTGCTTCATCTTACGTTCAATGTAATCGGAACTATCATATTTCTGTTTATTTTACCCCTGGTACAGATGCTGGTCAGTTACACTTCAACTGACCCGGTGCGGCAGATAGCCAATGCACATACTTTCTTTAATGTGACAAATACCATAATTCAGCTGCCTTTTGCCTTTCTGCTGGTTAAACTGGTTACTCACATCATCCCTGGAAACCCCGAAGTTGTTGAAAGAGGAGTTAAATTCATAGACGATAGACTACTGGAAACTCCTTCTATAGCCCTTGTTCAGGTAAAAAGGGAGATTGGCCGTATGGGTTGCCTGGCTCTGGAGACCCTCAGGGATACCATTAATATTTTTCTTTATTATAATGAACAAAAAGGTAAACTTGCCAGAGAAAAAGAGTCAGTTGTCAATGATCTTGCCCGCACCACTACCAGATATCTGGCCCTTCTTTCCCGAAGGTCGCTTTCTACCGGTGAATCAGACCAAATAACAGATATGATCAATGCCGTCAACGACATGGAAAGAGTTGGAGACCATGCCATGAATATACTTGAACTGGCCGAATACAAGGAAGAACACCGGCTTACATTCAGCAATGAAGCCATTAGCGAGCTTGTGGAGATGTCATCTAAGACCCAGGATACTTTCCGAATGGCCATCGATGCTTTTTTAAACGATGATAAAAAATTATCAAATAAAATAATAGAAAATGAGGAAGAAATTGATAGTATGGAAAGAAAACTCAGAGCTCATCATATAAAAAGGTTAAATGAAGGTAAATGCAATCCATCTTCAGGAGTGATATATCTTGATATGGTCAATAATCTGGAACGGGTTGGAGACCATGCCTTTAACCTGGCATCATACGTTTTGAATATTGATAAAAATTTCAAAGACCTGTCCCGGATAGGTAAATAG
- a CDS encoding polysaccharide deacetylase family protein, giving the protein MKLQTVQHFFNTIVFFLILVLFLTACSHPSTKSIEGVNKSTSKNLQVGQDHKDAGDNEQLFNADPQKKGENTDSNHINEQQENHKIDFSVKPNELGQVMILMYHNVSDKESEWSRSYDNFKKDLQILYENGYCLIGLKDFIQGRIDVPAGKTPVIITFDDGLQGQFNFIEKQGKTIIDPHSAVGIINDFAEAHPDFGKKATFYIYYPLPFRQKEYIKEKLNYIVSNGMEIGNHTYTHANLTKLSSEKIQKELALNVKATQGYVEGYSVDSLALPYGASSKSTYNFLKQGSFEGTSYKNNAILLVGANPAFSPWDTRFDPYRLPRVRASSPYFEQWIKYFKENPGERFISDSNPDIITFPKELKKHFNEKVANKKVITY; this is encoded by the coding sequence TTGAAGCTTCAGACAGTACAGCATTTTTTCAACACAATAGTCTTTTTTCTTATTCTCGTATTATTTTTAACGGCCTGTTCACATCCTTCGACAAAATCTATTGAAGGGGTCAATAAAAGTACCTCAAAAAACTTACAGGTCGGGCAGGATCACAAAGATGCAGGTGACAACGAACAATTATTCAACGCTGACCCTCAAAAAAAAGGTGAGAATACCGATAGCAATCATATAAATGAACAACAAGAAAACCACAAAATAGATTTTAGTGTAAAGCCCAATGAACTGGGGCAGGTTATGATATTGATGTATCACAATGTTTCCGACAAGGAATCGGAGTGGTCCCGTTCTTATGACAATTTTAAAAAGGACCTTCAAATCCTTTACGAAAACGGCTACTGCCTCATAGGGCTGAAGGATTTCATTCAAGGACGCATAGATGTACCCGCCGGCAAAACCCCTGTCATAATCACTTTTGATGACGGGCTCCAGGGACAGTTCAATTTTATTGAAAAACAGGGTAAAACGATAATAGATCCCCACAGTGCAGTGGGTATAATAAATGATTTTGCAGAAGCACATCCGGACTTCGGTAAAAAAGCCACTTTTTATATATACTATCCGCTGCCCTTCAGGCAAAAAGAATATATAAAGGAAAAATTAAATTATATTGTGTCAAATGGCATGGAAATAGGCAATCATACATACACCCATGCCAATCTGACAAAATTATCTTCGGAGAAAATTCAAAAAGAACTGGCTTTAAATGTAAAGGCCACCCAGGGCTATGTGGAGGGATATTCGGTGGATTCCCTGGCGCTTCCTTACGGGGCTTCGTCAAAAAGCACTTATAATTTTTTGAAACAGGGCTCTTTTGAAGGAACCTCATATAAAAACAATGCTATTTTGCTGGTAGGGGCCAATCCGGCTTTCTCTCCCTGGGATACCAGGTTTGACCCATACCGGCTTCCCAGGGTGAGGGCCAGCAGCCCATATTTTGAGCAGTGGATTAAATACTTCAAAGAAAATCCGGGGGAAAGATTTATAAGCGACAGTAATCCCGATATAATAACATTTCCTAAAGAATTAAAAAAACATTTCAATGAAAAGGTTGCCAACAAAAAAGTGATAACCTATTAG
- a CDS encoding TMEM165/GDT1 family protein, with product MLLWKTFIATFTLVFLAELGDKTQLSTMLMAAHNQSYISVFLGASLALITNTVIGVYLGTIISKSLPLYYIHLGAGLAFIIIGILLITQKL from the coding sequence TTGCTCCTCTGGAAAACCTTCATTGCTACCTTCACGCTGGTTTTTCTAGCTGAACTCGGAGATAAAACCCAGCTTTCAACCATGTTAATGGCCGCCCATAACCAATCATATATAAGCGTTTTTCTGGGAGCGTCCCTGGCTTTGATTACGAACACGGTCATCGGGGTATATTTGGGGACAATTATTTCCAAATCCCTACCGCTTTATTATATCCATCTGGGCGCCGGTTTGGCGTTTATTATCATCGGCATATTACTTATCACTCAAAAACTGTAA
- a CDS encoding polysaccharide deacetylase family protein translates to MEKIKRLRFNKKAVTWIVCLVTILAVTFSHFYTIFPKTVSVFGRLDRLVPIYRVETQGKKVAISFDAAWGSDITPKLLEILKKHDIKTTFFLVKFWMDKYPDMTRRIAREGHEIGNHSATHPQMGSLPKEQIIKELKTTHDKIKELTGQDAILFRPPFGDYSNTLITTANELGYHVIQWDVDSLDWKNLSAGAIYDRVIRQVKPGSIVLFHNNGKHTAEALEPIINELKKQGYEIVPISRLLIKGNYYIDKSTGEMRKSP, encoded by the coding sequence GTGGAGAAGATAAAAAGATTGCGTTTCAATAAAAAAGCTGTGACATGGATAGTATGCCTGGTGACGATTTTAGCGGTTACTTTTTCTCACTTTTATACAATTTTCCCCAAAACCGTAAGCGTTTTTGGTAGGCTTGACCGTCTGGTGCCCATTTACAGGGTGGAAACTCAGGGAAAAAAGGTGGCCATATCCTTTGATGCAGCCTGGGGCTCCGATATTACTCCAAAATTACTGGAGATACTAAAAAAGCATGACATAAAGACCACCTTTTTTCTGGTGAAATTCTGGATGGACAAATACCCCGATATGACACGGCGCATAGCCCGGGAGGGCCATGAAATAGGCAACCACTCGGCGACACACCCTCAGATGGGTAGCCTTCCCAAAGAACAGATAATAAAAGAGCTTAAAACCACCCATGATAAAATAAAAGAACTTACAGGCCAGGATGCCATACTATTTCGGCCTCCTTTTGGTGACTACAGCAATACCCTCATAACCACCGCCAATGAACTTGGCTATCATGTCATCCAGTGGGACGTGGATTCCCTGGACTGGAAGAATTTGAGCGCCGGCGCCATATACGATAGAGTTATAAGACAGGTGAAACCGGGCTCCATAGTGCTGTTTCACAACAATGGCAAACATACGGCGGAAGCCCTGGAACCCATAATAAATGAGTTAAAAAAACAGGGGTACGAGATAGTGCCCATATCCCGTCTTTTGATTAAAGGCAATTATTATATAGATAAATCCACCGGCGAAATGAGAAAGTCTCCATAA
- a CDS encoding response regulator transcription factor yields the protein MTEIRVLMVDDEKRMVELVKLYLEKEGYVVDEAYDGQQALDMINKTKYNLIILDLMLPVVDGWTVCKEIRKKYDIPVIMLTARGEEFDKVLGFELGADDYVVKPFSPRELTARVKALLRRLGPREEQEETLEFPDLIIEPESRMVKVNGKDVDLTPKEFDLLYYLARNRDKVFTREKLLEEVWGYDFFGSLRTVDTHIKQLREKLGRSKAASYINTVWGVGYKFEVVK from the coding sequence ATGACGGAGATCAGAGTGCTCATGGTGGATGATGAAAAGCGCATGGTGGAGCTGGTCAAGCTTTATCTTGAAAAAGAAGGTTATGTCGTGGATGAAGCCTATGATGGTCAACAGGCACTGGATATGATAAATAAAACCAAATATAATCTCATTATCCTGGACCTCATGCTGCCGGTGGTGGATGGCTGGACCGTATGCAAGGAGATCCGGAAGAAATATGACATTCCGGTGATCATGCTGACGGCCCGGGGAGAGGAATTCGATAAGGTGCTGGGATTTGAACTGGGAGCCGATGATTATGTGGTAAAACCCTTCAGCCCCCGGGAACTCACAGCCAGGGTAAAAGCCCTTCTCCGGCGCCTTGGCCCCAGGGAGGAACAGGAAGAAACCCTGGAATTCCCGGATCTAATCATAGAACCTGAATCCAGGATGGTGAAAGTGAATGGCAAGGATGTAGACCTTACTCCCAAAGAATTTGACCTGTTATATTATCTTGCCAGAAACAGGGATAAGGTTTTTACCCGTGAAAAACTGCTGGAAGAAGTCTGGGGATATGACTTTTTCGGCAGCTTGAGGACCGTGGACACCCACATAAAACAACTGAGGGAGAAACTCGGGCGCAGTAAAGCCGCTTCATATATAAACACGGTATGGGGAGTCGGGTATAAGTTTGAGGTGGTTAAATGA
- a CDS encoding ATP-binding protein, producing the protein MNPNKSIIFKLWLYMIILTVVTLLFSGLILSSVFEDFYFNIRQNEMINEGQQLITLILQGVEPLELLDISKFINAHAVVVDRQGLIKASSNILKFKGMAMDGKEFSEVLRGNIVIHKGLMPQFDAAMLTVALPIKTEGGVMGALILYSPMESIQNSIWQIRRLILLAAAGAVIMATALSFVLSKTVSRPLVEMKKVAEGMAKGDFEGRVSVSSQDEIGTLAKTINYLSDALKNNINALSQEKEQLKNVLLSMTDGVITFDADSRLIMANPQARDMLRVEMDDEGKEGFKVLYPLLDRVRETKKPLQEELKLDGRIISVRLAPLMDEGLNLWGMVAVLQDVTRARKLEHLRREFVGNVSHELRTPLSYLQGYTEALLDGMVEDPEEKKKYLNIILDETLRLRRMVNELLDLSQIESGHLHLKKEKISLKNLIERVVKKLTPLSQKKGIKISTEFEELPLVMADEDRIEQVMINLIDNAMRYDEGSGEIRIKARKSEGGVIVSVKDNGPGIPEDELPFIWERFYKVDKARTRKTGGTGLGLAIVKNIIEVHGGKVWAKNCAEGGTGFYFSLPEDTPE; encoded by the coding sequence ATGAACCCCAATAAAAGCATCATTTTCAAACTCTGGCTTTATATGATCATCCTTACCGTAGTTACCCTTTTGTTTTCGGGCTTGATTCTATCCAGCGTATTTGAAGACTTTTACTTTAACATCAGGCAAAATGAGATGATAAATGAAGGCCAGCAGTTGATAACATTGATTTTACAGGGCGTCGAGCCCTTGGAACTTCTGGATATAAGCAAGTTTATAAACGCCCATGCAGTGGTGGTGGACCGGCAGGGGCTCATTAAGGCCAGTTCAAATATCCTGAAATTTAAAGGAATGGCCATGGATGGCAAAGAGTTTTCGGAGGTTCTGAGGGGCAACATTGTCATTCATAAAGGCCTGATGCCCCAGTTTGATGCGGCTATGCTGACGGTGGCACTGCCCATAAAGACGGAGGGAGGAGTAATGGGGGCTCTTATCCTCTATTCTCCTATGGAATCCATTCAGAATTCCATCTGGCAGATAAGACGCCTCATACTCCTGGCGGCGGCAGGTGCGGTTATAATGGCTACGGCATTGAGCTTCGTGCTGTCAAAAACCGTATCAAGGCCTCTGGTGGAGATGAAAAAAGTGGCCGAAGGCATGGCAAAGGGTGATTTTGAGGGCAGGGTAAGTGTCAGCTCTCAAGATGAAATCGGAACCCTGGCAAAGACTATAAATTACCTGTCAGATGCCCTGAAAAACAACATTAATGCCCTGTCCCAGGAAAAGGAGCAGCTTAAAAACGTACTTCTGAGCATGACCGATGGCGTTATAACTTTTGATGCGGACAGCCGGCTGATTATGGCCAATCCGCAGGCCAGGGACATGCTTCGAGTTGAGATGGATGATGAAGGCAAAGAAGGATTTAAAGTGCTGTATCCCCTGCTTGACAGAGTCAGAGAAACCAAAAAACCCCTTCAGGAAGAACTGAAGCTCGATGGCAGGATCATTAGTGTGAGGCTGGCTCCGCTTATGGATGAGGGTTTAAATCTCTGGGGCATGGTGGCTGTACTTCAGGATGTAACCAGAGCAAGAAAGCTGGAACACCTCCGGAGGGAATTTGTAGGTAATGTTTCTCACGAACTCAGGACTCCTCTGTCATATCTCCAGGGATATACCGAAGCCCTTCTTGATGGTATGGTGGAAGATCCAGAGGAAAAGAAAAAATATTTGAATATAATCCTTGATGAAACCCTCAGGTTAAGGCGCATGGTAAATGAACTTCTCGATTTGTCGCAAATAGAGAGCGGCCACCTTCACCTGAAAAAGGAAAAAATATCACTAAAAAATCTAATAGAGAGGGTTGTAAAGAAGCTTACGCCCCTTTCCCAGAAAAAGGGAATCAAAATATCTACAGAGTTCGAGGAACTCCCGCTGGTAATGGCCGATGAAGACAGGATAGAGCAGGTCATGATAAACCTTATAGATAATGCCATGCGATATGATGAAGGCAGTGGAGAAATAAGGATAAAAGCTAGAAAGAGCGAAGGCGGCGTTATAGTATCAGTGAAGGATAATGGCCCAGGGATACCGGAGGACGAACTGCCTTTTATCTGGGAGAGGTTTTACAAAGTGGATAAAGCCCGCACTCGAAAAACCGGGGGTACCGGCCTCGGGCTTGCCATCGTAAAAAATATTATAGAGGTTCACGGCGGGAAGGTATGGGCAAAAAACTGTGCCGAAGGCGGTACCGGGTTTTACTTTTCGCTTCCGGAAGATACACCAGAATAA